In one Mycobacterium sp. NBC_00419 genomic region, the following are encoded:
- a CDS encoding SDR family oxidoreductase: MRYVVTGGTGFLGRRVAARLTELDDADVLVWELCDDGDTGPVDHVVNCAPGSTEAALALARASGARLHHVSSIAVAGDYRGEFTEDDFDVGQQLPSAHHRGAFAAEHLVRTGEVDFRIYRTGVVVGDSQSGESDRIVGPLHFFPLLARLSVLPAITPILLPDIGRVNVVPVDYVCDALVELMHTDGYDGRTFHLTATDTVGLREVYRAVARQAGLPPVRGSLPRAIGGPVLGARGRGKVLRDMAATQLGVPPEALDSADTPTRFTTDATREALTPSGIHPPTFRSYAPALWRYWAEHLDPKQTRTGDPAGPLVGRHVIITGASSGIGRASAVAVAQRGATVFALARNGAALDELVAEIRADGGQAYSFSCDVTDDESVDATIAEILDRFGHVDYLVNNAGRSIRRSVSASTDRMHDYERVMAVNYFGAVRMVLALLPHWRRRRFGHVVNVSSAGVQARNPKYSSYLPSKAALDAFADVVATETLSDNITFTTIHMPLVKTPMIAPSGWRNPVPPISAEHAAAMVVRALVDKPVRIDTPLGTLADVGQYFTPKLARRALHQLYLGYPDSPAARGETPPPPPARPAPSLPRRRAVRLRTPRPVKRAVRLVPGVHW; the protein is encoded by the coding sequence ATGCGCTATGTCGTTACCGGCGGTACCGGGTTTCTTGGACGCCGGGTCGCGGCCCGATTGACCGAACTCGACGACGCCGACGTACTGGTGTGGGAACTCTGCGACGACGGCGACACCGGACCAGTCGATCACGTCGTCAACTGCGCACCAGGTTCCACCGAGGCGGCGCTCGCGCTGGCTCGCGCATCGGGAGCCCGGCTGCACCACGTGTCGTCGATCGCGGTCGCCGGTGACTATCGGGGCGAGTTCACCGAGGACGACTTCGACGTCGGCCAGCAGTTACCCAGCGCCCACCACCGCGGCGCGTTCGCCGCCGAACATCTGGTCCGCACGGGCGAGGTCGACTTCCGGATCTACCGGACGGGCGTCGTCGTCGGCGACTCACAGAGCGGAGAGTCCGACCGGATCGTCGGTCCGCTGCACTTCTTTCCCCTGCTGGCCAGGCTGTCCGTGCTGCCGGCGATCACGCCGATCCTGTTGCCCGACATCGGCCGGGTGAACGTGGTGCCGGTGGACTACGTCTGCGACGCCCTGGTCGAACTGATGCACACCGACGGCTACGACGGGCGGACGTTCCACCTCACCGCGACCGATACGGTCGGACTGCGGGAGGTCTACCGTGCGGTGGCGCGCCAGGCGGGTCTTCCGCCGGTGCGCGGGTCACTGCCCCGAGCCATCGGCGGTCCGGTTTTGGGTGCACGCGGGCGAGGAAAAGTGTTGCGGGACATGGCCGCAACCCAGCTCGGTGTCCCGCCCGAGGCACTGGATTCGGCCGATACGCCGACCAGGTTCACCACGGACGCCACGCGAGAAGCATTGACGCCGAGTGGCATTCATCCACCCACGTTCCGCTCGTACGCCCCGGCACTGTGGCGCTACTGGGCCGAGCACCTCGATCCGAAACAGACACGCACCGGCGACCCGGCCGGGCCGCTGGTGGGCAGGCACGTCATCATCACCGGCGCATCCAGCGGCATCGGCCGCGCGTCGGCGGTCGCGGTGGCACAGCGTGGTGCCACGGTGTTCGCGCTGGCGCGCAACGGTGCGGCGCTCGACGAACTGGTGGCGGAGATCCGCGCCGACGGCGGTCAGGCGTACAGCTTCAGCTGCGACGTCACCGACGACGAATCGGTGGACGCGACGATCGCCGAGATCCTGGACCGCTTCGGCCACGTCGACTATCTGGTCAACAATGCCGGCCGGTCGATCCGCCGTTCGGTGAGCGCGTCGACCGACCGTATGCACGACTACGAGCGGGTGATGGCGGTCAACTACTTCGGTGCGGTACGGATGGTGCTGGCACTGCTGCCGCACTGGCGCAGACGCCGGTTCGGGCATGTGGTCAACGTGTCCAGCGCCGGGGTGCAGGCACGCAACCCGAAGTACAGCTCATATCTGCCGAGCAAGGCTGCACTCGATGCGTTCGCCGACGTGGTGGCAACCGAAACCCTCTCGGACAACATCACATTCACGACGATTCACATGCCGTTGGTGAAGACGCCGATGATCGCGCCGTCGGGATGGCGCAATCCGGTGCCGCCGATCAGCGCCGAGCACGCCGCCGCGATGGTGGTGCGCGCCCTGGTCGACAAGCCGGTGCGCATCGATACCCCGCTGGGCACATTGGCCGACGTCGGCCAGTACTTCACACCCAAGCTGGCCCGGCGGGCCCTGCATCAGCTCTACCTCGGCTACCCCGACTCCCCTGCCGCCCGCGGTGAAACGCCGCCTCCACCGCCGGCACGGCCGGCACCGAGCCTCCCGCGCCGCCGGGCCGTCCGGCTGCGCACACCCCGGCCCGTCAAACGGGCGGTGCGACTGGTGCCGGGCGTGCACTGGTGA
- a CDS encoding acyl-CoA thioesterase: MANFSMPLRVRYVECDMQGRAFNGHYLTWVDMAHTEALRELVGGIQILVERGIDVVVAAAELQFRRPAGFDDDLVIEVTLDPPGRTSLRSTYVIRRGEDVVAEATMIHVCVDATTFEKQQWPDWFRDEVAAAS; this comes from the coding sequence GTGGCCAACTTCAGCATGCCGTTGCGCGTGCGCTACGTCGAGTGCGATATGCAGGGCCGGGCTTTCAACGGCCACTATCTGACCTGGGTCGACATGGCCCACACCGAAGCTCTGCGCGAGCTCGTGGGCGGCATCCAGATCCTGGTGGAACGCGGTATCGACGTGGTGGTGGCCGCCGCCGAGCTGCAGTTCCGCCGCCCGGCCGGGTTCGATGACGACCTGGTCATCGAGGTCACCCTCGACCCGCCCGGCCGGACGTCGCTGCGCAGCACCTACGTGATCCGGCGCGGCGAGGACGTGGTGGCCGAGGCGACGATGATCCACGTCTGCGTGGATGCGACGACGTTCGAGAAGCAGCAGTGGCCGGACTGGTTCCGCGACGAGGTTGCCGCCGCGTCTTGA
- a CDS encoding histidine phosphatase family protein, protein MHRSRLRSLVAVLAALMAMVLVASCSSSAPKERTITLTFIRHGESQANKDGIIDTSVPGPSLTSAGEQQATSVANRLKSNDYDGIYASEMVRTQQTAAPMSKALNEPVNVLPGLNEISAGWFNGQKMDSAAATYMVAPMDWMRGFTNFSIPGSVSGTEFNGKFTAAVQRIYESGDKKPVAFSSAASIMLWTLLNVRNGKDSLASDHPLPNTGRVVITGNPVDGWTLVDWDGITEF, encoded by the coding sequence ATGCATCGTTCGCGTCTCCGGTCTCTTGTCGCGGTCCTGGCCGCCCTGATGGCGATGGTTCTCGTCGCCTCCTGCAGCTCTTCGGCTCCCAAGGAGCGGACGATCACCCTGACCTTCATCCGGCACGGGGAGTCCCAGGCGAACAAGGACGGGATCATCGATACCTCGGTGCCCGGTCCGTCGCTGACGTCGGCCGGTGAGCAACAGGCCACCTCGGTGGCCAATCGGCTGAAAAGCAATGACTACGACGGGATCTACGCCTCGGAGATGGTCCGCACGCAGCAGACGGCGGCACCGATGTCGAAGGCGCTGAACGAACCGGTCAACGTGCTGCCCGGACTCAACGAGATCTCCGCCGGCTGGTTCAACGGCCAGAAGATGGACAGCGCCGCCGCGACGTACATGGTGGCGCCGATGGACTGGATGCGCGGCTTCACCAACTTCAGCATTCCGGGATCGGTCAGCGGCACCGAGTTCAACGGCAAGTTCACCGCCGCGGTGCAGCGGATCTACGAAAGCGGTGACAAAAAGCCCGTCGCGTTCTCCAGCGCCGCCTCGATCATGCTGTGGACGCTGCTGAACGTGCGCAACGGCAAGGACAGCCTCGCCAGCGACCACCCGCTGCCCAACACGGGCCGGGTCGTGATCACCGGTAACCCCGTCGACGGGTGGACGCTGGTGGATTGGGACGGAATCACCGAGTTCTAA
- a CDS encoding MaoC/PaaZ C-terminal domain-containing protein → MALDPTAIGAVTEPHLYEWTERDTLLYALGVGAGVDDLAFTTENSHDIAQQVLPTFAVICCTGFAAVGKVGSFNFGLLLHGSQEIRLHKPLPASGSLSVVGEVADIQDKGEGKNGIVMLRGKGTDPATGELVVETLSTAVIRGAGGFGGQPGQRPAAPEFPDREPDARIVSPTRVDQALLYRLSGDRNPLHSDPWFAREMAGFPTPILHGLCTYGFAGRALLAELAGNDASKLTAVAARFSAPVFPGETLTTSIWRTEAGKAIYRTEAAGPDGAGARVVLDDGVAEYL, encoded by the coding sequence ATGGCACTTGACCCCACGGCAATCGGAGCAGTGACCGAACCTCACCTCTACGAGTGGACCGAACGCGACACGCTGCTCTACGCCCTGGGTGTGGGCGCCGGCGTCGACGATCTGGCGTTCACCACCGAGAACAGCCACGACATCGCCCAGCAGGTACTGCCGACGTTCGCGGTGATCTGCTGCACGGGCTTCGCCGCGGTCGGCAAAGTGGGCTCGTTCAACTTCGGCCTACTGCTGCACGGCTCCCAGGAGATCCGCCTTCACAAGCCGCTGCCCGCGTCCGGCTCGCTGTCAGTGGTGGGCGAGGTGGCCGACATCCAGGACAAGGGCGAGGGCAAGAACGGCATCGTCATGCTGCGCGGCAAGGGCACCGACCCGGCCACCGGCGAGCTCGTTGTCGAGACGCTGTCCACCGCGGTGATCCGCGGGGCCGGTGGTTTCGGCGGCCAGCCCGGTCAGCGGCCGGCCGCCCCGGAGTTCCCCGACCGTGAGCCCGACGCCCGCATCGTCTCGCCGACCCGCGTGGACCAGGCGCTGCTTTACCGGCTCTCCGGTGACCGCAACCCGCTGCACAGCGACCCGTGGTTCGCCCGCGAGATGGCCGGCTTCCCGACGCCGATCCTGCACGGGTTGTGCACCTATGGCTTCGCCGGGCGTGCGCTGCTGGCCGAACTGGCCGGCAATGACGCCTCGAAGCTGACGGCGGTGGCCGCGCGGTTCTCCGCTCCGGTGTTCCCCGGCGAGACGCTGACGACCTCCATCTGGCGCACCGAGGCGGGCAAGGCCATCTATCGCACCGAGGCGGCCGGGCCCGACGGCGCAGGTGCCCGGGTGGTGCTCGACGACGGCGTCGCCGAGTATCTCTGA
- a CDS encoding VapC toxin family PIN domain ribonuclease, with product MAEVWTDALISGAVGSCEPQRAEFRRSARNADEVDQMNQMFSDVYPDVPVPKSVWRWIDSAQHRLALAGAVRALSVVDLLVCGTAAVNGLIVLHDDADYELAARHLPDVHARRVVDPR from the coding sequence CTGGCCGAGGTGTGGACGGATGCACTCATCAGTGGTGCCGTCGGGTCATGTGAACCGCAACGAGCAGAGTTCCGCCGGTCAGCCCGCAATGCCGATGAGGTCGATCAGATGAACCAGATGTTCAGCGACGTCTACCCCGATGTGCCGGTGCCAAAGTCCGTGTGGCGGTGGATCGATTCCGCGCAGCACCGACTGGCCCTCGCGGGCGCGGTGCGCGCTCTTTCGGTTGTCGATCTACTCGTCTGTGGCACTGCGGCTGTCAACGGATTGATAGTCCTGCATGACGACGCCGACTATGAACTGGCCGCGCGCCACCTTCCCGACGTCCACGCGCGGCGAGTCGTCGATCCGCGTTGA
- a CDS encoding VIT1/CCC1 transporter family protein produces the protein MTATPDSTDPQLHPAEPHHSGVGSKLNWLRAAVLGANDGIVSTAGIVVGVAAATAERGPIFTAGIAALAAGALSMAVGEYVSVSTQRDTEKALLHKERRELDTQPAAEFEELAALYEAKGLSPATARTVAEELTDHDAFAAHIDIELGIDPEELTNPWQAAISSAVAFTVGAILPLLAILLPPPSMRVPITFAGVLVALAFTGWISARLGGANVPRAIQRVVIGGALAMAITFGIGHLVGGVVG, from the coding sequence GTGACCGCGACACCCGATTCAACTGATCCACAACTGCATCCCGCCGAGCCGCACCACAGCGGCGTCGGCAGCAAGCTGAACTGGCTGCGCGCCGCAGTGCTCGGCGCCAACGACGGCATCGTGTCGACAGCGGGCATCGTGGTCGGGGTGGCCGCCGCCACGGCGGAGCGCGGCCCGATCTTCACCGCAGGCATCGCCGCGCTGGCGGCGGGCGCGCTATCGATGGCCGTCGGTGAGTACGTCTCGGTGAGCACCCAGCGCGACACCGAGAAGGCGCTGCTGCACAAGGAACGCCGCGAACTCGACACCCAGCCGGCCGCCGAATTCGAAGAGTTGGCTGCCCTCTACGAGGCCAAGGGACTGTCGCCGGCCACCGCCCGCACCGTGGCCGAGGAACTCACCGACCATGACGCGTTCGCCGCGCACATCGACATCGAACTCGGTATCGACCCCGAGGAACTGACCAATCCGTGGCAGGCCGCCATCTCCTCGGCCGTCGCGTTCACGGTCGGGGCGATCCTGCCGCTGCTGGCGATCCTGCTGCCGCCGCCGTCGATGCGCGTCCCGATCACCTTCGCCGGCGTGCTCGTCGCCCTGGCCTTCACCGGGTGGATCAGTGCCCGCCTCGGCGGCGCCAATGTCCCACGCGCGATTCAGCGGGTGGTCATCGGCGGAGCGCTGGCGATGGCGATCACCTTCGGCATCGGCCACCTGGTCGGTGGCGTCGTCGGCTAG